From one Bacteroidota bacterium genomic stretch:
- a CDS encoding 5-(carboxyamino)imidazole ribonucleotide synthase, whose translation MKAIASGDLTLGILGGGQLGKMLIEAASNWNIQCHVLDPDADCSCAHMAHTFVQGSFKDYDTVYNFGKNLQKITIEIEHVNVEALIQLEKEGKSIYPKPAVLQIIQDKGKQKLFYAENGLPTAEFTLLSNLQEVKSNIDNGSIKFPFVQKSRTAGYDGKGVAVIRSVADMDKLLEGACVIEQLIDFEKELAVIVARDTDGKTTCFPAVEMEFHPEANLVEFLLAPAHVSEMVANEAKKIAEQCITAFGLTGILAVELFLTKSGAVLINEVAPRPHNSGHHTIEANLVSQYEQLLRTIFEIPMGDTTPRDHAVMVNILGEAGYTGTALYEGLKECLAIPGVFVHLYGKKITKPFRKMGHVTIIGADATEIKATAQKVKEMLKVVA comes from the coding sequence ATGAAAGCAATTGCATCGGGCGATTTAACGCTGGGTATTTTAGGGGGCGGACAATTAGGGAAAATGCTGATAGAAGCAGCCAGTAACTGGAATATTCAATGTCATGTGCTTGACCCTGATGCAGATTGCAGTTGCGCGCACATGGCACATACTTTTGTGCAGGGTAGTTTTAAAGATTACGATACCGTTTACAATTTTGGAAAAAACCTGCAAAAAATTACAATTGAAATTGAGCATGTGAATGTTGAGGCTTTAATTCAATTGGAAAAAGAAGGTAAATCGATTTATCCAAAGCCAGCGGTTTTACAAATAATTCAGGACAAGGGTAAACAAAAATTATTTTATGCTGAAAACGGTTTGCCTACAGCTGAATTTACCTTATTGTCGAATTTACAAGAAGTAAAATCAAATATAGATAATGGCAGTATTAAATTTCCGTTTGTGCAAAAATCGCGGACAGCGGGTTACGATGGAAAAGGTGTTGCGGTAATTCGCAGTGTAGCGGATATGGATAAATTACTAGAGGGTGCGTGTGTGATTGAACAGTTAATTGATTTTGAAAAAGAATTAGCGGTAATTGTTGCCAGAGATACAGACGGAAAAACAACTTGTTTTCCTGCTGTTGAAATGGAGTTTCATCCGGAAGCTAATCTGGTAGAATTTTTATTGGCTCCTGCGCATGTTTCTGAAATGGTTGCCAATGAGGCAAAAAAAATTGCTGAACAGTGTATTACTGCTTTTGGATTAACCGGTATTTTGGCAGTGGAATTATTTCTTACAAAAAGTGGCGCCGTATTAATAAATGAAGTTGCACCGCGACCGCACAACAGTGGACATCATACTATAGAAGCTAATTTAGTTTCCCAATACGAACAATTATTGCGCACCATATTTGAAATTCCGATGGGTGATACTACGCCGCGTGATCATGCCGTTATGGTAAATATATTAGGGGAAGCCGGTTATACCGGAACAGCCTTATATGAGGGGCTGAAAGAATGTTTGGCTATACCGGGTGTATTTGTGCATTTATATGGAAAAAAAATAACGAAACCATTCCGCAAAATGGGCCATGTAACGATAATTGGAGCAGATGCAACTGAAATAAAAGCAACTGCGCAAAAGGTGAAAGAGATGTTGAAGGTGGTGGCTTGA
- a CDS encoding gliding motility-associated C-terminal domain-containing protein — protein MRKSFTITLVVFSMLHTPQLFGQACLFAEDFADESAWEYFYWYYPVTGACTSNNQTGDLTISGGTLNYETVIDANDTRFYHELGEDLNEDFWTASMTFTPTQGGASGRTGDLILSLTEGTTNPYSDTYSICEFSNTDAIMLGWTSEFAAAPENIGFVLYANDNGVVTTSEVLSAPYNDTYYIQLIRVAYNYMHLDVYEDEEHEIMYGQIDCFIVPSTIDGLNTVQIGNLPGGSYQRKLTATIDDLCVRNVDVVAASIDGPTTICIGSVNEYTMNTLPAATIDWDVPAGVVYTGDDMTTMTVTDWPGAGTYTLACMISYNCYYDTAYLDVTVIDPGTTQIIEEGFCEGESTTISVAQDSATYLWYDGATTADHLFEDAGTYWVTISVGDCFYTDSIIITEYPLPALDLGSDITFCGPTSVTAPDGFNLYEWSNGINTPSFTTTVAGDYTLTVTDFNGCTTSDEITLIDGCGDHIDFPTAFSPNNDNVNDVFGPIYSGAIENYHIEIYNRWGQLVFDTNKLEKNWDGTFENELQEMGVYTYLVTASLNEKSLSKQGNFTLVR, from the coding sequence ATGCGGAAATCATTTACAATTACCCTTGTGGTGTTTTCCATGCTGCACACACCACAACTTTTTGGACAAGCCTGTTTATTTGCTGAAGATTTTGCTGATGAATCGGCCTGGGAATACTTTTACTGGTATTACCCGGTTACAGGTGCATGTACATCTAACAACCAAACAGGTGATTTAACCATTTCAGGTGGAACCCTCAATTATGAAACCGTAATTGATGCGAACGACACCCGCTTTTATCATGAGCTGGGCGAAGACCTGAACGAAGATTTCTGGACCGCCTCCATGACCTTCACCCCTACACAGGGCGGGGCTTCCGGAAGAACCGGCGACCTCATATTATCACTTACTGAGGGCACCACAAATCCGTATTCCGACACCTACTCTATTTGCGAATTTTCCAATACCGATGCCATCATGCTCGGGTGGACCTCCGAATTTGCAGCAGCACCCGAAAACATCGGTTTTGTTTTATATGCGAACGATAACGGTGTTGTAACAACGTCTGAAGTGTTATCTGCTCCATACAACGATACCTATTATATTCAGTTAATTCGTGTGGCTTACAATTATATGCACCTCGATGTGTATGAAGATGAAGAACATGAAATTATGTACGGCCAAATTGATTGTTTTATTGTGCCATCAACTATCGATGGACTAAACACTGTTCAAATCGGCAATTTACCGGGTGGTTCTTATCAGCGAAAACTCACTGCAACCATCGATGACCTATGTGTTCGAAACGTAGATGTTGTAGCCGCTTCAATCGATGGGCCCACAACTATTTGTATCGGTTCTGTTAATGAGTACACCATGAATACCCTGCCTGCAGCTACTATCGACTGGGATGTTCCTGCAGGTGTGGTTTATACCGGTGACGACATGACCACAATGACAGTAACCGATTGGCCTGGCGCAGGCACTTATACGCTTGCATGTATGATCAGCTACAATTGTTATTACGACACTGCTTACCTCGATGTTACCGTTATTGACCCCGGCACAACACAAATAATTGAGGAAGGATTTTGTGAAGGCGAAAGCACAACAATTAGCGTGGCGCAGGATTCTGCAACCTATCTTTGGTACGATGGTGCCACCACTGCCGACCATTTATTTGAAGATGCAGGCACCTATTGGGTTACTATCAGTGTTGGCGATTGTTTTTATACAGACTCAATTATTATAACTGAATATCCGCTTCCTGCTCTCGATCTCGGCAGTGATATTACTTTTTGCGGACCAACTTCTGTAACTGCACCCGATGGATTTAATTTATACGAATGGAGCAATGGAATTAACACACCTTCATTTACAACAACTGTTGCAGGCGATTACACTTTAACCGTTACCGATTTCAACGGATGCACCACTTCCGATGAAATTACATTAATAGATGGTTGTGGTGACCATATCGATTTTCCTACTGCCTTTTCTCCAAATAACGATAATGTAAACGATGTATTCGGACCCATTTATTCCGGTGCAATTGAAAATTATCACATCGAAATTTATAATCGCTGGGGACAATTAGTTTTTGATACCAATAAGCTGGAAAAAAACTGGGATGGTACTTTCGAAAATGAATTACAGGAAATGGGTGTATACACTTATTTGGTAACCGCCTCATTAAACGAAAAAAGTTTGTCGAAACAAGGTAACTTTACACTCGTTCGTTAA
- a CDS encoding CopD family protein, with amino-acid sequence MAYYNYFVAAHIIFIVTWFAALFYIVRLYIYHTEALQKPEPERSILANQFIIMEQRLMNIIGTPSMILVVISGTTLLSLNSIFLQQGWMHIKLLFVICVIAYHFSCLRIQKRLAKNTSKLTSQKLRLFNELATIFLVAIVFLVELKNAANMLYGLLGLIILSVIMMIAVRLYKKKREKNA; translated from the coding sequence ATGGCATATTATAATTATTTCGTTGCAGCACATATCATTTTTATTGTTACCTGGTTTGCAGCACTGTTTTATATTGTACGACTGTACATCTACCACACCGAAGCCCTTCAAAAGCCGGAGCCGGAGCGCAGTATACTCGCCAATCAGTTTATTATAATGGAGCAACGATTAATGAATATCATCGGAACACCTTCCATGATTTTAGTCGTAATTTCAGGAACCACATTATTAAGTTTAAACAGTATTTTTTTACAACAAGGTTGGATGCATATTAAATTACTGTTTGTAATTTGTGTAATTGCTTATCATTTTAGTTGTTTGCGTATACAAAAACGCCTCGCAAAAAATACTTCCAAATTAACCTCTCAAAAATTGCGTTTATTTAACGAACTCGCTACAATTTTTTTGGTAGCTATTGTATTTCTTGTTGAATTAAAAAATGCAGCAAACATGTTGTATGGTTTACTTGGCCTCATAATTTTAAGTGTAATTATGATGATAGCAGTTCGTTTATACAAAAAAAAGCGGGAGAAAAATGCATAA
- a CDS encoding response regulator transcription factor yields MNAKLNCLIVDDEPLAQQVIETYIQKTPSLTLVAKCDNAMEAYEVLHNTSIDILFLDIQMPVITGVEFMRTLQNPPAVIFTTAYPDFAMDGYDLNITDYLLKPVSFERFLKAVNKASEQIALLQQNNNENEQNLPDYFFVKEDSKLVKINFSDIDHIECMKDYAKIFTKQRMIVTHHTMKKFETVLPENLFVRIHRSYIVHIPAIQSIFGNVVETTKGRLPIGANYKDELMKVVGGG; encoded by the coding sequence ATGAATGCAAAATTAAACTGCCTGATTGTAGATGATGAACCGCTGGCACAGCAGGTGATTGAAACGTATATTCAAAAAACACCATCGCTAACACTGGTTGCAAAATGTGATAATGCCATGGAAGCATATGAAGTATTACACAATACATCGATTGATATTTTATTTTTGGATATTCAGATGCCGGTTATTACCGGTGTGGAATTTATGCGCACGTTACAAAATCCGCCTGCTGTTATTTTTACAACGGCGTACCCTGATTTTGCAATGGATGGTTATGATTTAAATATTACTGATTATTTATTAAAACCGGTTTCGTTTGAACGATTTTTAAAAGCTGTAAATAAAGCTTCGGAACAAATTGCTTTGCTGCAACAAAATAATAACGAAAACGAACAAAATTTACCGGATTATTTTTTTGTGAAAGAAGACAGTAAACTGGTGAAAATTAATTTTTCGGATATTGATCATATTGAATGTATGAAAGATTATGCAAAAATTTTCACTAAACAACGGATGATTGTTACACATCATACCATGAAAAAATTTGAAACTGTTTTACCGGAAAATCTTTTTGTGCGGATACACAGAAGTTATATTGTGCATATTCCTGCCATACAATCTATTTTCGGGAATGTTGTTGAAACTACAAAGGGGCGGTTGCCGATTGGTGCCAATTATAAAGATGAACTGATGAAGGTTGTTGGCGGAGGATAG
- a CDS encoding histidine kinase, producing the protein MSNGNLTLSKKDAGFIQIAQICSMMRISPGVNKMLKSPLWRVFLHISFWLLYLSSPFYSYINQDLSKYSYVILILANLAFLPYYYLVAYSLIPRFFNKQKWPFFIISTLLSYTLFSWVCQLIMRAFFDKLVTEHEITIFSESLKRSVLDPLEFFRMVIVTLIPLSIMTMRRYMRMNAAHANLIKLNTDLELNFLKSQINPHFLFNTLNNIYSLSLQKSDRSPEMILKLSDLMRYMLYECNVATVSLKREIQFLEDYIALEKIRHGDKAEITFTVEGETENKNIPPLLLIPFVENAFKHGINAQFGNAWVHIKLKLDTNATAFLFSIENNKPTLPEPKKQLNGGIGIENAKKRLHMIYPKTHQLRIEETNNTFIVELSIEKL; encoded by the coding sequence TTGTCGAATGGTAATCTCACTTTGTCGAAAAAAGATGCCGGCTTCATACAAATTGCACAAATTTGCAGCATGATGCGTATTTCACCGGGGGTGAATAAAATGTTGAAATCGCCGTTATGGCGTGTTTTCTTACATATTTCTTTTTGGCTGCTCTATTTGTCCAGCCCATTTTATTCCTATATCAATCAAGATTTATCAAAATACAGTTATGTAATACTGATTTTAGCCAACCTCGCGTTTCTGCCTTATTATTATCTTGTAGCCTATAGTTTGATTCCACGCTTTTTTAATAAGCAGAAATGGCCTTTCTTCATTATCAGCACACTTTTAAGCTATACGCTGTTTTCATGGGTTTGTCAGCTCATTATGCGGGCATTTTTCGATAAACTTGTTACCGAACATGAAATAACCATATTTTCGGAATCACTCAAAAGGTCGGTGCTGGATCCACTGGAGTTTTTCAGAATGGTGATTGTTACCCTTATTCCCTTGAGTATTATGACCATGCGCAGGTATATGCGCATGAATGCCGCTCATGCCAATTTGATTAAACTCAACACCGACCTGGAGCTCAATTTTTTGAAATCGCAGATTAACCCGCATTTTTTATTTAATACACTGAATAATATTTATTCGCTTTCGCTGCAAAAATCGGATCGCTCACCGGAAATGATTTTAAAATTGAGCGATTTGATGCGCTATATGTTGTATGAATGTAATGTAGCAACAGTTAGCTTAAAAAGGGAAATTCAGTTTTTGGAGGATTATATTGCATTGGAAAAAATACGACACGGCGATAAGGCAGAAATTACTTTTACTGTTGAAGGTGAAACTGAAAATAAAAATATTCCACCTTTGCTGCTGATACCATTTGTTGAAAATGCATTTAAACATGGCATAAATGCACAATTCGGAAATGCATGGGTGCATATAAAATTAAAACTGGATACTAATGCAACTGCTTTTTTATTTAGTATCGAAAACAATAAGCCAACCTTGCCGGAACCCAAAAAGCAATTGAATGGTGGCATTGGAATTGAAAATGCGAAAAAAAGGCTGCACATGATTTATCCTAAAACACATCAATTGCGTATTGAAGAAACAAACAATACTTTTATTGTAGAATTAAGTATCGAAAAATTATGA
- a CDS encoding MotA/TolQ/ExbB proton channel family protein — MAQSAAKTTKKTTITSLGIIVILINLVIGILFYIFVAGDKGNFTEDGHPKPGNYLALIHEGGFIVPVLLALFLTVMVFAVERLLTITKARGNGSIQGFLQKVKYHLTNKDIEAALKECDRQKGSVANVVNAGLHKYAEMKSDTELTTEQKVVNISKEIEEATALEMPALEKHLPILATIASIGTLIALLGTVLGMIRAFSALATEGTPDPTALSAGISEALVNTAIGIGTSAFAIIFYNIFTGMIDKLTYGIDEVGFTITQTFSATEK, encoded by the coding sequence ATGGCTCAATCAGCAGCAAAAACAACTAAAAAGACTACTATAACCAGTCTTGGAATTATTGTAATCCTAATCAATCTCGTAATTGGTATTTTGTTTTACATTTTCGTAGCAGGTGACAAAGGCAACTTTACGGAAGATGGACATCCAAAACCAGGTAACTACCTTGCATTAATACATGAAGGTGGATTTATTGTACCGGTTTTATTGGCATTGTTCTTAACGGTAATGGTTTTCGCTGTTGAACGCTTACTTACAATTACTAAAGCAAGAGGAAATGGCTCGATTCAGGGATTTTTACAAAAAGTGAAATATCACTTAACCAACAAAGACATTGAGGCTGCCTTGAAAGAGTGCGACCGTCAGAAAGGTTCTGTGGCTAACGTTGTAAACGCAGGTTTACATAAATATGCCGAAATGAAAAGTGATACTGAATTAACAACTGAACAAAAAGTTGTAAATATTTCGAAAGAAATTGAAGAAGCTACAGCATTAGAAATGCCGGCTTTGGAAAAACACCTTCCAATTTTGGCTACCATTGCGTCAATCGGAACACTCATTGCCCTCCTCGGAACGGTATTGGGTATGATTCGCGCGTTCTCTGCCCTCGCTACTGAAGGAACTCCTGACCCTACCGCTTTATCTGCAGGTATCTCAGAAGCCCTTGTAAATACTGCGATTGGTATCGGAACATCAGCTTTTGCCATCATTTTCTATAACATATTTACAGGAATGATTGACAAATTAACTTACGGAATCGACGAAGTTGGTTTCACAATCACACAAACCTTCTCTGCAACAGAGAAATAA
- a CDS encoding biopolymer transporter ExbD: MPKIKVKRSSTIVDMTAMTDVSFLLLTFFILTAKFRPAQPVVIDMPASESEIAVPDNMMVISIDKEGLVYFSVENPKVKVATLQNLKQRYAETYPSLKTLTDKQIANFINLPVYGYDINQLPQILDIPAADLGSLKDFSGVPIDSANNQLRDWIQSARWADRLDKQESGATDREDIRVAIKGDKTTNVKAVQDVIKILTEEPVNIHTFNLITSLEGPVSAPAAEAAPPAK; this comes from the coding sequence ATGCCTAAAATAAAAGTAAAACGCAGTAGCACAATTGTAGATATGACCGCCATGACTGACGTGTCGTTCTTGCTGTTGACGTTCTTCATTCTAACAGCGAAATTCCGCCCGGCACAGCCTGTTGTTATAGACATGCCTGCTTCGGAATCGGAAATTGCTGTTCCGGATAATATGATGGTTATTTCGATTGACAAGGAAGGATTAGTTTATTTTTCGGTAGAAAATCCGAAAGTGAAAGTAGCCACCTTACAAAATCTGAAACAACGATATGCTGAAACATATCCTTCGCTTAAAACCCTCACTGACAAGCAGATAGCTAATTTTATCAATTTACCGGTTTATGGTTACGACATTAACCAGTTACCGCAAATATTAGATATACCTGCTGCCGATCTGGGTTCGCTAAAGGATTTTTCGGGTGTTCCTATCGATTCTGCCAATAATCAGTTGCGCGACTGGATTCAGTCTGCACGCTGGGCCGACAGGCTTGACAAGCAGGAATCAGGGGCTACCGACCGCGAAGACATTCGTGTTGCCATAAAAGGCGATAAAACCACGAACGTAAAAGCTGTTCAGGATGTTATTAAGATATTGACTGAAGAACCTGTTAACATTCATACATTTAATTTAATCACTTCACTGGAAGGCCCTGTTTCTGCACCTGCTGCAGAAGCTGCACCGCCGGCGAAATAA
- a CDS encoding biopolymer transporter ExbD → MADIQTPEKGSHSKHGKGKVRSKKMSTRVDFTPMVDLAFLLISFFMLTTTLNKPVAMQLNMPKKDDQIKTDVKASQVMNLLLDKDDKIWYYEGQVVYDMQTTNYSPEGIREVLYKKQKAVAKQFGDPEKMIVIIKMTEGASYKNMVDILDEMDITSTKTYAIQDIADLEKEAIANGGRLDLGPDAVIE, encoded by the coding sequence ATGGCTGATATACAAACCCCCGAGAAAGGGAGTCACAGTAAGCACGGCAAAGGCAAGGTTCGCTCTAAAAAGATGTCGACCCGCGTTGACTTTACGCCGATGGTTGACCTTGCGTTCCTGCTGATTTCCTTTTTCATGCTGACTACAACGCTGAACAAGCCTGTGGCCATGCAATTAAATATGCCTAAAAAAGATGATCAGATTAAAACCGATGTTAAAGCATCTCAGGTTATGAATCTGCTCCTCGATAAGGACGATAAAATCTGGTATTATGAAGGTCAGGTGGTGTATGATATGCAAACAACCAACTATTCACCGGAAGGTATCAGAGAAGTGCTTTACAAAAAGCAAAAAGCGGTGGCTAAACAATTCGGTGACCCGGAAAAAATGATTGTAATCATTAAAATGACAGAAGGCGCTTCCTATAAAAATATGGTTGACATTCTGGATGAAATGGACATTACAAGCACTAAAACCTATGCTATTCAGGATATTGCTGACCTTGAAAAAGAAGCAATTGCCAATGGCGGCCGCCTGGATTTAGGACCAGATGCAGTAATTGAATAA
- a CDS encoding energy transducer TonB has product MMEDNKKYLNQTMDEIVFDNRNKSYGAFFLRQLTQKNTIRALVLMGIVSVLLTSFTYIDFGFLTKKGEDLSIERVVTLTEPPPLDENAPPPPPPPPPPPPVRPTVKFVEMVVKKDEEVAEEEVVDVTEINKDISVVDQEGDEDADIVIEAAPKVVETPVVVEKKVYDFLEQMPEYPGGTKALYEYLGNNIKYPRMAKDNNIEGTVYIKFVVDEKGAISQAFVVRGIGAGCDDEALRVVKEMKPWTPGKQNGKPAAVWYTVPVKFTLNQ; this is encoded by the coding sequence ATGATGGAAGATAATAAAAAGTATTTGAATCAAACCATGGACGAGATTGTTTTCGACAATCGGAATAAGTCCTATGGCGCGTTCTTTTTGAGACAACTTACTCAAAAAAATACCATTAGAGCCCTTGTGTTGATGGGTATTGTAAGTGTTTTGCTTACCAGTTTTACCTATATCGACTTTGGATTTTTAACCAAAAAGGGTGAAGATTTGAGTATTGAGCGTGTAGTTACCTTAACAGAACCACCTCCGCTGGATGAAAATGCTCCACCTCCACCACCTCCGCCACCACCACCACCACCGGTTCGCCCAACGGTTAAATTCGTTGAAATGGTTGTGAAAAAAGATGAGGAAGTTGCTGAAGAAGAAGTAGTTGACGTTACAGAAATCAACAAAGACATCTCAGTTGTTGACCAGGAAGGTGATGAAGATGCGGATATTGTGATCGAAGCAGCACCTAAAGTGGTTGAAACACCTGTAGTTGTTGAGAAAAAAGTTTACGATTTCCTCGAACAAATGCCGGAATATCCGGGTGGAACTAAAGCCCTTTACGAATACCTGGGTAACAATATTAAGTACCCACGTATGGCAAAAGACAATAACATTGAAGGAACAGTATATATTAAATTTGTTGTGGACGAAAAAGGTGCCATCAGTCAGGCATTCGTAGTTCGCGGAATCGGAGCAGGTTGCGATGATGAAGCTTTACGTGTGGTTAAAGAGATGAAACCATGGACACCGGGCAAACAAAATGGTAAACCGGCAGCTGTTTGGTATACCGTACCGGTTAAGTTTACATTGAATCAATAA
- a CDS encoding C4-dicarboxylate ABC transporter yields the protein MGGLVLLYPGAVMDLYSGITLPLTRALGALLIVYGIYRLYRAISDYKEIKTSSFDEQEDETE from the coding sequence ATGGGTGGCTTAGTTTTGCTGTATCCCGGAGCTGTGATGGATTTGTATAGTGGAATTACACTCCCGTTAACCAGAGCACTGGGTGCCCTATTGATAGTTTATGGCATTTACCGCTTATACCGGGCTATTAGCGATTATAAAGAAATAAAAACATCGTCGTTTGACGAACAGGAAGATGAAACGGAGTAA
- a CDS encoding substrate-binding domain-containing protein: MSVAINSGCSSKKSFDPDVEYMNKGTLNIYADESYRVLVDELIQSYENVYPGSDIIPTYTSDAELLTAMLNDKTRMVITGRTLTKQEIDAISKVNELVPKQYVIGKEAIAVITSINNTDSIFNIDEFIKSRAQGYRGIYSETSFVFNKQNTDMIAQLLGYQNNNFTNLFSLDNTDTLVAYIAANPKAIGFMSFAELSDTDDPAVAALLKTNKILAVSKADTNGAAIVTDLSQSTLATNKYPLLRNVTVIKGNTSELLGTGFVNFLYRSKASRIMLKAGLIPEKMTERQIQVID, from the coding sequence ATGAGTGTTGCAATTAATTCCGGTTGCAGCAGCAAAAAATCATTTGACCCTGATGTTGAATATATGAACAAAGGCACACTCAACATTTATGCTGATGAAAGTTATCGTGTTTTGGTAGATGAATTAATTCAGTCGTACGAAAATGTTTATCCGGGTTCTGATATTATCCCTACCTACACCAGCGATGCCGAGCTGCTAACTGCCATGCTCAACGATAAAACAAGAATGGTAATTACCGGCCGAACCCTCACCAAACAAGAAATTGATGCCATTTCGAAAGTGAATGAACTTGTTCCGAAACAATATGTAATTGGCAAAGAAGCAATTGCGGTAATTACTTCCATAAATAACACCGACAGCATTTTTAATATAGATGAATTTATAAAAAGTCGTGCGCAGGGTTACCGTGGAATTTATAGCGAAACCAGTTTTGTATTTAATAAACAAAACACCGATATGATTGCCCAATTATTAGGCTATCAGAATAACAATTTTACTAATTTATTTTCACTGGATAATACTGATACATTAGTAGCCTATATAGCAGCAAATCCTAAAGCAATAGGATTTATGTCGTTTGCCGAATTAAGTGATACCGACGACCCTGCTGTGGCAGCATTACTCAAAACGAACAAAATTTTGGCGGTTTCCAAAGCTGATACAAACGGTGCTGCAATTGTTACAGATTTGTCACAATCAACGCTAGCAACCAATAAATATCCACTTTTGCGGAATGTTACCGTTATTAAAGGAAACACGTCCGAATTATTAGGCACGGGTTTTGTCAACTTCTTATATAGAAGTAAGGCCTCAAGGATCATGTTGAAGGCAGGATTGATTCCTGAGAAGATGACCGAGCGGCAAATACAAGTTATAGACTAA